One window of Chryseobacterium sp. JJR-5R genomic DNA carries:
- a CDS encoding helix-turn-helix domain-containing protein gives MRPNYKKIYQDMLREKYPEKLKDPKTLRLLNNLKTSEDILKLNDLIFKSSKESLKNNQQLKTYDKKTMLKLLQYQQKHNLSTSFMSKKYRISRTTIAKWKKTFEKEFEKIQAK, from the coding sequence ATGCGCCCCAATTATAAGAAAATTTATCAGGATATGCTTAGGGAAAAGTATCCTGAAAAGCTGAAAGACCCTAAAACCCTGAGGCTTTTGAATAACCTGAAGACTTCAGAGGACATATTAAAACTTAACGATCTGATTTTTAAATCATCCAAAGAAAGCCTGAAAAACAACCAGCAGCTGAAGACCTATGATAAGAAGACCATGCTGAAGCTCCTGCAGTATCAGCAGAAACATAACCTGTCTACCAGCTTTATGTCTAAAAAATACAGGATCAGCAGAACGACCATCGCCAAGTGGAAAAAAACCTTTGAAAAAGAATTTGAAAAAATACAGGCCAAATAA
- a CDS encoding toxic anion resistance protein: MDNQPNQPIDPLQSIEPLKTFEPAPMQQPAPAANQGAAPVVVDRDGNVNLAQLQVEERRKYEVLADSIDETNPGSIVNFGADLQRTLSNQSDSFLGNVRRSNSGEVGELINNLLVELNYVDVEELNQNKFKSFLSKLPFMKTLMTQVENLFAKYDKIINNIDQIAYKVNAGIITSTKDNAVLQTIFESNVNAIKQIEELVIAGNLRMEKAAAELATMEAAPQNYQDYEIADKRDFIARLDRRLADLKVVRLIMMQSLPQIRLVQNNNVSIAEKAQTILTTTLPLWKNQLSLAVAMYRQQQSIEIQQKVSATTEEILKKNAERLGQNSINVARANEQTVVSVETLRETTSKLISTLNEVKQIQKQGAEGRRKLDQDLMTLEHELKANVRG; this comes from the coding sequence ATGGATAATCAACCCAACCAACCTATAGACCCGCTTCAGTCCATTGAACCGCTTAAAACCTTTGAGCCTGCACCTATGCAGCAGCCTGCACCGGCCGCTAACCAGGGAGCTGCACCGGTAGTGGTGGACAGGGACGGAAACGTCAACCTGGCCCAGTTACAGGTAGAAGAGCGCAGGAAATATGAAGTGCTTGCCGATTCCATCGATGAAACCAACCCTGGATCCATCGTAAATTTCGGAGCCGATCTCCAGAGGACCCTTTCCAATCAGAGTGACAGCTTCTTAGGCAATGTAAGACGTTCAAATTCCGGAGAAGTGGGAGAGCTGATCAATAATTTACTGGTCGAGCTTAATTACGTGGATGTCGAAGAACTCAACCAGAATAAATTCAAAAGCTTTCTAAGCAAGCTGCCGTTTATGAAGACGCTGATGACGCAGGTAGAGAATTTATTCGCGAAATATGACAAGATCATCAATAATATCGACCAGATTGCCTATAAAGTCAATGCGGGAATTATTACCTCGACAAAAGATAACGCAGTACTGCAGACGATTTTTGAAAGCAATGTAAATGCGATCAAACAGATTGAAGAACTGGTAATTGCCGGAAACCTCAGAATGGAAAAAGCAGCGGCCGAGCTCGCAACCATGGAGGCTGCCCCGCAGAATTACCAGGACTATGAAATTGCAGACAAAAGGGATTTCATCGCGAGGCTGGACCGCAGGCTGGCAGACCTTAAAGTGGTGCGCCTTATCATGATGCAGTCGCTTCCGCAGATCAGGCTGGTACAGAACAACAACGTTTCCATTGCTGAAAAAGCGCAGACGATCCTAACGACCACACTGCCGCTCTGGAAAAACCAGCTTTCACTGGCTGTGGCCATGTACAGGCAGCAGCAGAGCATTGAGATCCAGCAGAAGGTTTCTGCCACTACGGAAGAAATCCTGAAGAAAAACGCAGAGCGCCTGGGCCAGAACTCAATCAATGTAGCGAGAGCCAATGAGCAGACGGTCGTTTCTGTGGAGACTTTAAGAGAAACCACTTCAAAACTGATCAGTACCCTGAATGAAGTAAAACAGATCCAGAAACAGGGAGCGGAAGGAAGAAGAAAGCTGGATCAGGATCTGATGACGCTGGAACACGAACTGAAAGCAAACGTAAGAGGATAA
- a CDS encoding TROVE domain-containing protein, translated as MKFNFLRKSTHAATNYEGAKAFTMTPAEELYSAVVTTGLSNTSYEKGNDRLTRIQSLIQKNDPEFVAKLAVYARKEMYLRSIPLVLTTELAKQVSGTDLVSKTVDGVVQRADEIMELLAYYQLANQRTDVKKLNRLSKQIQKGLMKSFNKFDEYQFAKYNRKAEVTLKDALFLVHPKAKDENQQAVFNKIVNDSLETPYTWEVELSVLGQTKFADDAERKSAFRNKWQELIFSNKLGYMATLRNLRNILEAGVSSEAMAKVCSYLSDEKAVRNSKQLPFRFLSAYRELKTIDSPYLSSILESLEHAVTVSAKNIKGFGFGTSVVIAADVSGSMQQPVSPKSKILLYDIGLLMSMMLQSQCRNVVSGMFGDRWKRVPMPKNGILRNVDAFYKREGEVGYSTNGYLVIEDLIARKEKVDKVMLFTDTQLWDSNSGGNSFENSWNRYKSISHNAKLYIFDLAGYGKQPLDIRKNDVYLIAGWSDKIFDVLNALEDRKSAVELIKKVVL; from the coding sequence ATGAAATTTAATTTTTTAAGAAAATCAACGCATGCCGCCACCAACTACGAAGGGGCAAAAGCATTCACGATGACCCCTGCAGAAGAACTGTACAGTGCTGTTGTTACCACAGGATTATCAAACACGTCTTATGAAAAGGGAAATGACAGATTAACAAGAATCCAGTCTCTGATTCAGAAAAACGACCCGGAATTTGTAGCAAAGCTGGCGGTCTATGCAAGGAAAGAAATGTACCTGCGCTCTATTCCATTGGTTTTAACGACTGAATTGGCGAAACAGGTTTCGGGAACAGATCTGGTAAGCAAAACGGTTGACGGAGTGGTTCAGAGAGCTGACGAAATAATGGAATTGCTGGCATATTACCAACTGGCCAACCAGAGGACGGATGTTAAAAAACTGAACCGGCTTTCAAAGCAGATCCAGAAAGGCCTGATGAAGTCGTTCAATAAATTTGACGAGTACCAGTTTGCAAAATACAACAGGAAAGCTGAAGTTACCCTGAAAGATGCCCTGTTCCTGGTGCACCCGAAAGCAAAGGACGAAAACCAGCAGGCTGTTTTCAACAAAATCGTAAATGATTCTCTGGAAACTCCATATACCTGGGAAGTTGAACTTTCCGTGTTGGGCCAGACAAAATTTGCGGATGATGCCGAAAGGAAATCAGCGTTCAGAAACAAATGGCAAGAACTGATCTTCAGCAACAAATTGGGGTATATGGCAACGTTGCGGAACCTCAGGAATATCCTGGAAGCAGGCGTTTCTTCAGAGGCGATGGCCAAAGTGTGCAGCTACCTGTCGGATGAAAAGGCTGTCAGGAACTCAAAGCAGCTGCCCTTCAGGTTTTTGTCGGCATACAGGGAATTGAAAACAATCGATTCGCCTTACCTGTCCTCAATCCTGGAATCACTGGAACATGCGGTAACGGTGAGTGCGAAAAATATCAAAGGTTTTGGTTTTGGCACTTCGGTGGTTATTGCAGCGGATGTTTCCGGTTCGATGCAGCAGCCGGTTTCCCCGAAATCTAAGATTCTGTTGTACGATATCGGCCTGCTGATGTCGATGATGCTGCAGTCGCAGTGCAGAAATGTAGTTTCCGGGATGTTCGGCGACCGCTGGAAAAGAGTGCCGATGCCTAAAAACGGGATCCTGAGAAATGTGGATGCTTTTTACAAAAGAGAAGGCGAAGTAGGATATTCCACCAACGGTTATCTGGTGATTGAGGATTTGATCGCCAGAAAAGAGAAAGTGGATAAAGTAATGCTGTTCACCGATACGCAGCTTTGGGACAGCAACAGCGGAGGAAACTCTTTTGAAAATTCATGGAACCGGTACAAAAGCATCAGCCACAATGCAAAATTGTATATTTTTGACCTGGCGGGTTACGGAAAACAGCCGCTTGATATCAGGAAAAATGATGTGTACCTTATCGCAGGCTGGTCCGACAAGATTTTCGATGTCCTGAATGCTTTGGAAGACCGGAAATCAGCTGTAGAACTGATTAAAAAAGTAGTGCTGTAA
- a CDS encoding TerD family protein, whose amino-acid sequence MAINLQKGQRINLTKENGTTLTQACVGINWGAIEKKGFFGGTSKEAVDLDGSCILYDANKNATEVIYFGNLKSKNGSVKHSGDDLTGDVNGDDGLDNEVITVDFSGLDSSVEHVALVLNSYRGQDFGTIPFASIRIYEGTPTNVREVFAKYDIANDASFKGHVAMVMGVFYKKNGEWKFNAVGDPTKDRKLEETVETVKQKYL is encoded by the coding sequence ATGGCGATTAACTTACAGAAAGGTCAGAGGATCAACCTGACAAAAGAAAACGGAACAACGCTTACACAGGCTTGTGTAGGGATCAACTGGGGAGCAATAGAGAAAAAAGGCTTTTTCGGAGGAACTTCAAAAGAAGCTGTGGATCTTGACGGAAGCTGTATTTTATACGATGCAAATAAAAATGCCACGGAAGTGATCTACTTCGGTAACCTGAAATCCAAAAACGGATCTGTAAAACACAGCGGTGATGATTTAACAGGTGACGTGAACGGGGATGACGGGCTTGACAATGAAGTAATCACCGTAGATTTCAGCGGCCTGGATTCCAGTGTAGAGCATGTTGCTTTAGTATTGAACAGCTACAGAGGACAGGATTTCGGAACCATTCCTTTTGCTTCAATCAGGATTTATGAAGGGACGCCTACCAATGTGAGAGAAGTTTTCGCTAAATATGATATTGCCAATGATGCCTCTTTTAAAGGTCATGTGGCGATGGTTATGGGCGTATTCTACAAGAAAAACGGAGAATGGAAGTTCAATGCCGTAGGAGATCCCACAAAAGACAGGAAACTGGAGGAAACGGTTGAAACCGTAAAACAGAAATACCTGTAA
- a CDS encoding HAD family hydrolase, whose translation MKTDIDIRSHSHFSFDLWLTLIKSHPEFKAKRVELFSSFFEVDQPVGEVAKVVKYYDDLCNTINEVTGGNVDTFEIYLLILGALNADLKQLDQEKLNGFYQKSEDLFLEYKPVVIFENLHDFFEEIRNQGKTISILSNTGFIKGKTMRKFLINENLDQYIDFHVYSDETNCSKPSPQIFREVKSLIKNRELDLHRILHIGDNPVADYQGAKDFGFNAHLIKHPVL comes from the coding sequence TTGAAAACAGATATAGACATCCGCAGTCACTCACATTTCTCCTTTGATCTGTGGCTTACCCTCATTAAATCCCATCCTGAATTTAAAGCAAAAAGAGTGGAACTTTTTTCTTCATTCTTTGAAGTTGACCAACCAGTTGGTGAAGTGGCGAAAGTGGTAAAATACTATGATGATCTCTGTAACACCATTAATGAGGTGACCGGCGGGAACGTAGACACTTTTGAAATCTATCTGCTGATTCTGGGTGCATTGAATGCGGACCTGAAACAGCTGGACCAAGAGAAATTAAACGGCTTCTACCAGAAAAGCGAAGACCTGTTCCTGGAATATAAGCCGGTTGTGATTTTCGAAAATTTGCATGATTTTTTTGAAGAAATCAGGAATCAGGGCAAAACCATCAGCATCCTGAGCAATACAGGCTTTATCAAAGGCAAAACGATGAGGAAATTCCTGATCAATGAAAACCTTGACCAATATATTGATTTCCATGTATATTCCGATGAAACGAACTGCTCAAAGCCCAGTCCGCAGATATTCCGGGAAGTGAAATCCTTAATCAAGAACAGGGAGCTAGACTTACACCGGATCCTGCACATCGGTGACAATCCGGTAGCGGATTACCAGGGCGCAAAAGATTTCGGCTTTAATGCACACCTGATCAAACACCCAGTATTATAA
- a CDS encoding SulP family inorganic anion transporter yields the protein MKNTLSLFDFSKKINYKNELLAGFTVAMTMIPESLSFAILAGLSPLTGLYAAFMMGLVTAVLGGRPGMVSGGAGATIVVLIALIKTHGIEYLFATVMLGGVLQLMVGMFRWGKFVRLIPQPVMYGFLNGLAVIIFMAQVEQFKITGADGAVSWLQGSSLYIMAGLTALTIAVVYFFPKITKVVPASLVAIIFVFAVVSGFGISTKTVADIASISGKLPKFHIPQIPFSLDTLQVIFPYAMIMAGVGLIESLLTLSMVDEITNSKGNANKEAVAQGLANITNGFFGGMGGCAMVAQTLVNLNAGSRTRLSGIIASLTILIIILVGAPFIEKIPMAALVGVMMVVAISTFQWVSIRIVNKMPKSDIFVGITVALITIILHNLALAVLVGVIISALVFAWDNAKRIRAKKYVDESGAKYYEIYGPLFFGSVTAFTDKFDPSGDPEVVVVDFRESRIVDMSAIDALDKLSRKYSEMGKKLHLRHLSKDCIKMLKDAEAVIEVNIQEDPTYKVMPEN from the coding sequence ATGAAAAATACCTTAAGCCTGTTCGATTTTTCGAAAAAAATAAATTATAAAAATGAGTTGCTGGCCGGATTTACCGTAGCCATGACCATGATTCCGGAATCGCTTTCATTTGCAATTCTGGCCGGTCTCTCTCCTTTAACAGGTCTGTATGCCGCCTTTATGATGGGGCTCGTTACTGCTGTCCTGGGAGGCCGGCCCGGCATGGTTTCCGGGGGTGCGGGCGCAACCATCGTGGTGCTGATAGCGCTGATCAAAACCCACGGGATAGAATATCTTTTTGCAACCGTTATGCTGGGAGGTGTTTTGCAGCTGATGGTCGGGATGTTCCGGTGGGGGAAGTTCGTACGGCTGATTCCGCAGCCTGTGATGTACGGCTTCCTGAATGGGCTGGCGGTCATTATTTTTATGGCCCAGGTTGAACAGTTTAAAATTACGGGTGCAGACGGGGCTGTGAGCTGGCTGCAGGGCAGTTCGCTCTATATCATGGCCGGATTAACCGCCTTAACAATCGCTGTTGTATACTTTTTTCCTAAAATTACAAAAGTGGTTCCGGCATCTCTGGTAGCGATTATATTTGTTTTTGCCGTGGTTTCGGGATTCGGGATCAGTACGAAAACCGTTGCCGACATTGCCAGTATCAGCGGAAAGCTGCCTAAGTTCCATATCCCGCAAATTCCTTTTTCATTGGATACTTTACAGGTTATTTTTCCGTATGCGATGATCATGGCCGGAGTCGGGCTGATTGAATCGCTTCTGACCTTATCCATGGTGGATGAAATTACAAACTCCAAGGGGAATGCCAATAAGGAAGCCGTAGCACAGGGGCTGGCCAATATCACCAATGGTTTCTTCGGCGGAATGGGCGGCTGTGCCATGGTGGCACAAACCCTGGTAAACCTCAACGCAGGATCCAGAACGCGGCTTTCGGGAATTATCGCTTCGCTGACTATTTTAATTATTATCCTCGTTGGGGCCCCGTTCATTGAGAAAATTCCGATGGCTGCTTTAGTGGGCGTAATGATGGTGGTGGCCATCAGTACGTTCCAGTGGGTATCGATCAGGATTGTCAACAAAATGCCGAAATCCGATATCTTTGTTGGTATTACGGTAGCTCTGATTACAATCATCCTTCATAACCTGGCCCTGGCTGTTTTGGTCGGCGTAATTATTTCAGCCCTGGTTTTTGCCTGGGACAATGCGAAAAGGATCCGTGCCAAAAAATATGTGGATGAAAGCGGTGCTAAATACTACGAAATTTACGGGCCGCTGTTTTTTGGTTCTGTCACTGCCTTTACCGATAAATTTGATCCGTCAGGGGATCCTGAGGTTGTGGTTGTTGATTTCAGGGAAAGCCGGATTGTTGATATGAGTGCCATTGATGCCCTGGATAAACTGTCAAGAAAATACAGTGAGATGGGTAAAAAACTTCATTTAAGGCATCTGAGCAAGGACTGTATAAAAATGCTGAAAGATGCGGAAGCGGTTATTGAAGTGAATATTCAGGAAGATCCTACCTATAAGGTAATGCCTGAAAATTAA
- a CDS encoding phosphoribosyltransferase family protein produces MNTRYSLHPIHSADAFTFSPEEYSYFKYGDKAYAEKFAKELFNGFVSEHSGLLDTEKEIVVLPSPYMAIPTASNFLCFYFKKYLDFYLFKKGKKSSILSKINRNHTYTADYGNLSFEDRKNLISNDTYYLDRDFLKGKLCIFIDDIKITGSHEYTVNKILEQYNVEGDFLFMYYAELMNFEIDPKIENFFNYYAVNSVEHIAEVMMKPRFQFNTRIVKYILGLESGKFDYLSSKVKKEQMDHLLELAISNNYHLIKDYKNNIDTLTQTELYYGY; encoded by the coding sequence ATGAACACAAGATACAGCTTACATCCCATTCATTCGGCAGATGCGTTTACCTTTTCTCCTGAAGAATACAGCTATTTTAAATATGGCGACAAGGCATATGCAGAGAAATTTGCCAAAGAACTTTTCAATGGCTTCGTTTCTGAACACAGCGGCCTTTTGGATACCGAAAAAGAAATCGTCGTGCTGCCTAGCCCTTACATGGCGATTCCTACAGCTTCCAATTTTTTGTGTTTTTACTTTAAGAAATATCTTGATTTTTACCTGTTTAAAAAAGGAAAAAAATCGAGCATCTTATCAAAAATCAACAGGAACCATACCTATACCGCTGATTACGGAAACCTGAGTTTTGAAGACCGGAAAAATTTAATATCCAATGACACCTATTACCTGGACAGGGATTTTCTTAAGGGAAAACTTTGTATTTTTATAGACGATATTAAAATCACGGGAAGCCATGAGTATACCGTAAATAAAATTCTGGAACAGTATAACGTAGAAGGGGACTTCCTGTTTATGTATTATGCTGAACTGATGAATTTTGAGATCGATCCGAAGATTGAAAACTTCTTTAATTACTATGCGGTGAACAGCGTGGAACATATTGCGGAAGTGATGATGAAGCCCCGTTTCCAGTTCAATACAAGGATCGTAAAATATATTTTAGGCCTGGAATCAGGTAAATTTGACTATCTTTCGTCTAAAGTAAAAAAAGAACAGATGGATCACCTGCTTGAGCTGGCCATCAGCAACAATTATCATTTAATAAAAGATTATAAAAACAATATAGACACTTTAACACAAACTGAATTATATTATGGCTATTAA
- a CDS encoding transposase — MLYKEIHIGKLIKERVQELEISTERICNFLKKDEESLKKIYAGASVDTDVLLKCSKLLQYDFFRIYSSHLILYSPPSAVDKSKSLNSEKIPYFRKNIYTQEIKEFIIGKIKSGDMTHTQIINEYSIPKSTLHRWLQKI, encoded by the coding sequence ATGCTATACAAAGAAATACATATAGGAAAGCTCATTAAAGAGAGAGTACAGGAACTGGAAATAAGTACTGAAAGAATCTGTAATTTCCTGAAAAAGGATGAGGAAAGCCTTAAAAAAATCTATGCCGGTGCTTCTGTGGATACAGACGTGCTTTTAAAATGCTCCAAGCTGCTGCAGTATGATTTTTTCAGAATCTACAGCTCCCATCTGATTTTATACTCGCCGCCTTCTGCCGTTGATAAAAGCAAGAGCCTGAATTCTGAAAAGATCCCCTACTTCAGGAAAAATATTTATACCCAGGAAATAAAGGAATTCATTATTGGTAAGATAAAGTCCGGCGACATGACACATACTCAAATTATCAATGAATATTCCATTCCCAAAAGCACGCTGCACCGCTGGCTGCAAAAAATTTAA
- a CDS encoding TerD family protein translates to MAINLQKGQRENINAPKFTVGLGWDVNNTSTGTGFDLDASLFLLGENKKLVSDSHFIFYNNLESPDKAVIHTGDNLTGDGSGDDEQIKIDLTKIDDAVKEITLVVTIHEADARRQNFGQVRNSFIRIFNTDTNEEILKYELDEDFSIETAVEFGRIYNRNGEWKFEAVGSGQREGLDKFVSMYQ, encoded by the coding sequence ATGGCTATTAACTTACAGAAAGGACAGAGAGAAAATATAAACGCGCCTAAATTCACCGTAGGATTAGGATGGGATGTCAACAATACTTCAACAGGCACAGGCTTCGATCTGGATGCTTCCCTGTTTTTACTGGGCGAAAATAAAAAGCTGGTTTCCGATAGCCACTTTATTTTCTACAACAACCTGGAGTCTCCGGACAAAGCTGTTATTCACACAGGGGACAACCTTACAGGGGACGGATCGGGAGATGATGAACAGATTAAAATCGATTTAACCAAAATTGATGATGCCGTAAAGGAAATCACGCTTGTTGTCACCATTCATGAAGCAGATGCCAGAAGGCAGAATTTCGGGCAGGTAAGGAACTCTTTCATCAGGATCTTCAATACCGATACCAATGAAGAGATCCTAAAATATGAACTGGACGAAGATTTCTCCATTGAAACGGCTGTGGAATTCGGAAGAATTTACAACAGAAACGGGGAATGGAAATTTGAGGCCGTAGGAAGCGGGCAGAGAGAAGGCCTTGACAAATTTGTATCAATGTATCAATAA